In Oryza sativa Japonica Group chromosome 11, ASM3414082v1, the following are encoded in one genomic region:
- the LOC4349771 gene encoding protein trichome birefringence-like 10, giving the protein MAVVVAAAAAKRLAGRVTKRPVLEKARMAGLAVAVAAAAALVLLLCAASLRCSAAVGLALSAAPGKLWSGGVSIAAEAAAVEARAEGEEEEECDLFDGEWVWNDSYPLYHSTDCPFLDVGFRCSENGRPDASYSKWRWRPSRCDLPRFDARNMLEKLRNKRVVFVGDSIGRNQWESLLCMLSVAVPDKSSIFEVNGNPITKHMGFLIFKFRDYNCTVEYYRSPFIVLQGRAPPGAPGVVKYTIRVDAMDWLSDRGQWRDADVLILNTGHWWNYEKTIRSGTYFQEGDAVKMDMTVGDAYKRSIQTLFGWLHNEVNSSKTHVIFRTYAPVHFRGGDWKTGGNCHLETHPDVTPVKSLEQWADFLNPVNDVLGNSFRPKLLGLDILNVTQMTAQRKDGHVSVHLSPSGPVPLYRQDCSHWCLPGVPDTWNELVYNLLLKRQSMIGQNVPLVGTKTLKAGWRKLNKYNLTI; this is encoded by the exons atggcggtggtggtggcggcggcggcggcgaagcggctgGCGGGGCGGGTCACGAAGAGGCCGGTGCTGGAGAAGGCCAGGATGGCGGGGCTCGCcgtggcggtggccgccgccgccgcgctggtgcTGCTCCTCTGCGCCGCCTCGCTCCGCTGCTCGGCGGCCGTCGGCCTCGCGCTGTCGGCGGCCCCCGGGAAGCTCTGGAGCGGCGGGGTCTCCAtcgcggccgaggcggcggcggtggaggcgcgcgccgagggggaggaggaggaggagtgcgaCCTGTTCGACGGGGAGTGGGTGTGGAACGACAGCTACCCGCTCTACCACTCCACGGACTGCCCCTTCCTGGACGTCGGGTTCCGGTGCTCCGAGAACGGCCGCCCCGACGCGTCCTACTCCAAGTGGCGGTGGAGGCCGTCGCGCTGCGATCTCCCCAG ATTTGATGCCAGAAATATGCTGGAGAAGTTGAGAAACAAAAGAGTAGTATTTGTTGGTGATTCAATTGGGCGGAACCAGTGGGAATCTCTTCTTTGTATGCTCTCTGTTGCTGTTCCTGATAAGAGCTCCATCTTCGAAGTTAATGGGAATCCCATCACAAAACACATGGGTTTCTTAATTTTCAAGTTTAGAGACTACAATTGCACCGTGGAATATTACAGATCTCCTTTTATAGTCCTTCAAGGGCGTGCCCCACCTGGAGCTCCTGGGGTTGTTAAATATACAATTAGGGTAGATGCCATGGATTGGTTGTCTGACCGGGGCCAGTGGAGGGATGCTGATGTATTGATCCTTAACACTGGGCACTGGTGGAACTACGAGAAAACAATCAGAAG TGGCACCTATTTTCAAGAAGGGGATGCAGTTAAAATGGACATGACTGTCGGAGATGCTTACAAAAGATCCATACAGACATTGTTTGGTTGGCTTCACAATGAGGTTAACTCAAGCAAGACCCATGTCATCTTCCGTACATATGCTCCTGTGCATTTCAG AGGTGGTGACTGGAAGACTGGAGGAAATTGTCATTTGGAAACTCATCCGGATGTGACACCAGTTAAATCATTGGAGCAATGGGCTGATTTTCTTAACCCCGTAAATGATGTACTAGGGAACAGCTTCAGGCCCAAGCTTCTCGGGTTGGATATACTGAACGTGACTCAGATGACGGCTCAACGGAAAGATGGGCACGTCTCAGTACACCTGAGTCCTTCAGGCCCTGTCCCTCTCTACAGGCAAGATTGCAGCCACTGGTGCTTGCCTGGAGTCCCTGATACCTGGAATGAGCTTGTCTACAACCTCTTGTTGAAAAGACAATCTATGATAGGTCAAAATGTACCTCTTGTTGGCACCAAAACACTGAAAGCTGGCTGGCGAAAGCTAAATAAGTACAACTTGACAATTTGA
- the LOC4349770 gene encoding cation/calcium exchanger 5 isoform X2 yields the protein MAPAAAAACAASVRADPPGILDYGAIHACLLGGDRRASLPALALLLLLHFRVLAAAAGTHFSPAVSRLAARLRLSPSMAAVTLLALGNGAPDAFASAAALGGAGGMRRAGLAAILSAGAFVSAFVVGAVALIAAPFAVPPASFARDVFFYLLAASGLFYIYLSAEIYLWQAIGLVLFYVFFVGLVVYMDLDAEGKAVSTTELEVVNGIGRVVMDLPVTVEDRKQQHPTLCTMFSKLLQSNGSFRWGWFTRCKMPPGCNTTSYLGS from the exons atggcgcccgccgccgccgccgcgtgcgccgcctccgtccGCGCCGACCCGCCGGGCATCCTCGACTACGGCGCCATCCACGCCTGCCTCCTGGGCGGggaccgccgcgcctccctcccggcgctcgcgctcctcctcctcctccacttccgcgtcctcgccgccgccgcggggaccCACTTCTCCCCCGCGGTCTCCCGCCTCGcggcccgcctccgcctctccccgTCCATGGCCGCCGTCACGCTCCTCGCGCTCGGCAACGGCGCCCCCGATGcgttcgcctccgccgccgcgctcggcgGGGCCGGCGGGATGCGGCGTGCGGGGCTCGCCGCGATCCTCTCCGCCGGAGCCTTCGTCTCCGCGTTCGTCGTCGGGGCCGTCGCGCTCATCGCCGCGCCGTTCGCTGTCCCGCCCGCGTCGTTCGCCCGCGACGTCTTCTTctacctcctcgccgcctccggcctctTCTACATCTACCTTAGCGCCGAGATATACCTCTGGCAGGCCATCGGGCTCGTGCTCTTCTACGTCTTCTTCGTGGGCTTAGTGGTATACATGGATTTGGATGCTGAGGGGAAGGCGGTGAGCACCACCGAGCTGGAGGTGGTGAATGGCATTGGTCGCGTGGTGATGGACTTGCCGGTAACAGTGGAGGATCGCAAGCAACAACACCCTACTTTGTGCACGATGTTCAGTAAG TTGCTGCAGAGCAATGGTTCATTTCGATGGGGATGGTTCACGAGGTGCAAGATGCCTCCAGGCTGCAATACAACTTCTTATCTTGGCAGCTGA
- the LOC4349770 gene encoding cation/calcium exchanger 5 isoform X1, whose translation MAPAAAAACAASVRADPPGILDYGAIHACLLGGDRRASLPALALLLLLHFRVLAAAAGTHFSPAVSRLAARLRLSPSMAAVTLLALGNGAPDAFASAAALGGAGGMRRAGLAAILSAGAFVSAFVVGAVALIAAPFAVPPASFARDVFFYLLAASGLFYIYLSAEIYLWQAIGLVLFYVFFVGLVVYMDLDAEGKAVSTTELEVVNGIGRVVMDLPVTVEDRKQQHPTLCTMFSKVTKVWEWPVAFLLKLTIPSTLPTEWNKFYVCANICLCPLLLLYSFSSFIPFDSRIVFLLPQSRFPIWSVVLFVSISLALSHFIFEKEAPITENIASTTISFVMSVFWISTMAGELLNCLAAIGVIMDFPPAILGMTVLAWGNSVGDLVADVALAKSGQPTIAIAGCFAGPMFNMLVGLGTALVIQTARVYPKAYVLEFHVGIVVAFVFLLLSLMGTLLMVTWTRFRVPRFWGYCLMGLYILFTVVSIAIASSSG comes from the exons atggcgcccgccgccgccgccgcgtgcgccgcctccgtccGCGCCGACCCGCCGGGCATCCTCGACTACGGCGCCATCCACGCCTGCCTCCTGGGCGGggaccgccgcgcctccctcccggcgctcgcgctcctcctcctcctccacttccgcgtcctcgccgccgccgcggggaccCACTTCTCCCCCGCGGTCTCCCGCCTCGcggcccgcctccgcctctccccgTCCATGGCCGCCGTCACGCTCCTCGCGCTCGGCAACGGCGCCCCCGATGcgttcgcctccgccgccgcgctcggcgGGGCCGGCGGGATGCGGCGTGCGGGGCTCGCCGCGATCCTCTCCGCCGGAGCCTTCGTCTCCGCGTTCGTCGTCGGGGCCGTCGCGCTCATCGCCGCGCCGTTCGCTGTCCCGCCCGCGTCGTTCGCCCGCGACGTCTTCTTctacctcctcgccgcctccggcctctTCTACATCTACCTTAGCGCCGAGATATACCTCTGGCAGGCCATCGGGCTCGTGCTCTTCTACGTCTTCTTCGTGGGCTTAGTGGTATACATGGATTTGGATGCTGAGGGGAAGGCGGTGAGCACCACCGAGCTGGAGGTGGTGAATGGCATTGGTCGCGTGGTGATGGACTTGCCGGTAACAGTGGAGGATCGCAAGCAACAACACCCTACTTTGTGCACGATGTTCAGTAAG GTGACAAAAGTTTGGGAGTGGCCTGTAGCATTTCTTCTTAAGCTCACAATACCATCAACGCTTCCTACTGAATGGAACAAATTTTATGTTTGTGCAAACATCTGTCTATGTCCTCTCCTACTCCTGTATTCTTTCAGTTCATTCATTCCATTTGATAGCCGAATAGTATTTCTTCTCCCTCAAAGTCGTTTCCCCATCTGGTCCGTGGTGCTTTTCGTGAGCATTTCTTTAGCCCTGTCCCACTTCATTTTTGAGAAAGAAGCCCCAATAACTGAAAACATTGCAAGCACCACAATTTCCTTTGTAATGAGTGTCTTCTGGATCTCAACCATGGCTGGAGAGCTCCTGAACTGCCTTGCAGCAATCGGAGTCATTATGGATTTCCCTCCAGCTATACTTGGCATGACGGTCTTGGCTTGGGGGAATTCGGTGGGTGACCTCGTTGCTGATGTAGCTTTGGCAAAGTCTGGCCAGCCGACAATAGCCATTGCTGGCTGCTTTGCTGGTCCAATGTTCAATATGCTGGTTGGACTGGGAACTGCACTTGTAATACAAACAGCCAGGGTGTACCCCAAAGCTTATGTACTCGAATTCCATGTTGGAATTGTTGTTGCATTTGTATTTCTTCTTTTGAGCCTGATGGGCACCCTGTTGATGGTCACCTGGACTAGGTTTCGGGTTCCCAGGTTTTGGGGTTACTGCCTTATGGGGCTTTACATCTTGTTTACAGTAGTGAGTATAGCTATAGCGAGCTCTTCTGGATGA
- the LOC4349769 gene encoding uncharacterized protein isoform X2, giving the protein MDEKELSKRSFASKDDIFCLFEGVLDNLGRLSQQYGLSKGANEVLLVIEAYKTLRDRAPYPASFMLSQLTGSYAFVLFDKSTSSLLVASDPEGKVPLFWGITADGSVAFSNDIDLLKGSCGKSLAPFPQGCFYSNALGGLKCYENPKNKVTAVPANEEEICGATFKVESATAILTALH; this is encoded by the exons ATGGACGAAAAGGAACTGTCAAAGAG ATCCTTTGCATCAAAAGATGACATTTTCTGCCTGTTTGAGGGAGTCCTGGACAATCTGGGCAGGCTGAGCCAGCAGTATGGCCTGTCCAAGGGCGCCAATGAGGTGCTCCTGGTTATCGAGGCGTACAAGACGCTGAGAGACAGAGCACCTTACCCTGCTAGCTTCATGCTCTCGCAGCTCACCGGCAGCTACGCCTTTGTGCTCTTCGACAAGTCCACCTCTTCTCTCCTTGTGGCCTCT GATCCAGAGGGCAAGGTGCCTCTGTTCTGGGGGATAACTGCTGATGGATCTGTTGCCTTCTCTAACGACATTGACCTGCTTAAAGGATCATGTGGCAAGTCACTTGCACCTTTCCCACAAG GTTGCTTCTATTCCAATGCTCTTGGAGGCTTGAAGTGCTATGAGAACCCAAAGAACAAGGTGACTGCTGTTCCTGCAAATGAAGAAGAGATCTGTGGTGCAACCTTCAAG GTTGAGAGCGCCACTGCAATCCTCACAGCTCTGCACTAG
- the LOC4349769 gene encoding stem-specific protein TSJT1 isoform X1 codes for MLAVFSGAVVEVPAELVAAGSRTPSPKTRASELVGRFLAAAEPAVSLQLGDLGHLAYSHANQSLLRPRSFASKDDIFCLFEGVLDNLGRLSQQYGLSKGANEVLLVIEAYKTLRDRAPYPASFMLSQLTGSYAFVLFDKSTSSLLVASDPEGKVPLFWGITADGSVAFSNDIDLLKGSCGKSLAPFPQGCFYSNALGGLKCYENPKNKVTAVPANEEEICGATFKVESATAILTALH; via the exons ATGTTGGCTGTGTTCAgcggcgcggtggtggaggTGCCGGCGGAGCTGGTGGCCGCCGGCAGCCGGACGCCGTCGCCCAAGACGCGGGCGTCGGAGCTGGTCGgccgcttcctcgccgccgccgagccggccGTGTCCCTGCAGCTCGGCGACCTTGGCCACCTCGCCTACTCCCACGCCAACCAATCCCTCCTCCGCCCAAG ATCCTTTGCATCAAAAGATGACATTTTCTGCCTGTTTGAGGGAGTCCTGGACAATCTGGGCAGGCTGAGCCAGCAGTATGGCCTGTCCAAGGGCGCCAATGAGGTGCTCCTGGTTATCGAGGCGTACAAGACGCTGAGAGACAGAGCACCTTACCCTGCTAGCTTCATGCTCTCGCAGCTCACCGGCAGCTACGCCTTTGTGCTCTTCGACAAGTCCACCTCTTCTCTCCTTGTGGCCTCT GATCCAGAGGGCAAGGTGCCTCTGTTCTGGGGGATAACTGCTGATGGATCTGTTGCCTTCTCTAACGACATTGACCTGCTTAAAGGATCATGTGGCAAGTCACTTGCACCTTTCCCACAAG GTTGCTTCTATTCCAATGCTCTTGGAGGCTTGAAGTGCTATGAGAACCCAAAGAACAAGGTGACTGCTGTTCCTGCAAATGAAGAAGAGATCTGTGGTGCAACCTTCAAG GTTGAGAGCGCCACTGCAATCCTCACAGCTCTGCACTAG